The following proteins are encoded in a genomic region of Syngnathus acus chromosome 22, fSynAcu1.2, whole genome shotgun sequence:
- the dnmt3ab gene encoding DNA (cytosine-5)-methyltransferase 3A isoform X1 produces the protein MPSNAVMAAFKGSDSTGSRTQSESTTTADMQPMTDEVHNVSVKPARKRKHLITESVSNSFQDGVQARPGALAALHNGDAGGHVPNRTSDVLKPERREAVNGILRELSSSPSPSSSSSSSSSSFTYSSSCRPEDGVQGPSPDERDDRTAPHKKRARRKLERPTKYVEHTEQDDSEVVKSEGDRGRLRGGVGGEISLRQRPVPRITFQAGDPYYISKRTREEWLAKWKMEAEKKAKLMSAMNTITDPEPGKESERSEQDISPSQRLSALKAPPQELRQPLQQRQSPPPPCPPQQQPQLSLPQQQQQQQPTEPASPTVATTPEPVVIVGGDKTSPKAADTEPEYEDDRGFGIGDLVWGKLRGFSWWPGRIVSWWMTGRSRAAEGTRWVMWFGDGKFSVVCVEKLLPLSSFNNAFHQPTYNKQPMYKKAIYEVLQVASSRAGKAFTLRPDSDHSDSSKSVDLLNKEMIQWASAGFQPTGPKGLEPPEEERNPYKEVYPEMWVEPEAASYTPPPPPAKKPRKSNQEKPRVKDIIDDGTRERLIYEVRQKCRSIEDICISCGSLNVSLEHPLFAGGMCLGCKNCFLECAYQYDDDGYQSYCTICCGGREVLMCGNNNCCRCFCVECVDLLVGQGAAHAAIKEDPWNCYMCGHKGAYGLLDRRPDWTCRLQHFFANNHDQDFQPTKLYPPIGVDKRKPIRVLSLFDGIATGLLVLRELGIQVERYVASEVCEDSITVGLVRHQGRIMYVGDVRSVTRKHIKEWGPFDLVIGGSPCNDLSIVNPARKGLYEGTGRLFFEFYRLLHEARPKTGDERPFFWLFENVVAMGVSDKRDISRFLECNPVMIDAKEVSAAHRARYFWGNLPGMNRSVGEWPLAAMCNDKLDLQDCLEHGRTAKFDKVRTITTRSNSIKQGKDHHFPVFMNEKEDILWCTEMERIFGFPVHYTDVSNMSRLARQRLLGRSWSVPVIRHLFAPLKDYFACG, from the exons ATGCCGTCCAATGCCGTCATGGCTGCGTTCAAAGGCTCCGACTCGACGGGAAGCAGAACG CAGAGTGAAAGCACGACGACAGCCGACATGCAGCCCATGACGGATGAGGTTCACAACGTTAGTGTCAAGCCGGCGCGGAAACGCAAACATCTCATC ACGGAAAGCGTCAGCAACTCCTTCCAAGATGGCGTCCAGGCCCGCCCCGGGGCCCTGGCGGCCCTCCACAACGGCGACGCGGGCGGCCACGTTCCAAATCGGACGTCCGACGTCCTCAAGCCGGAGAGGAGGGAAGCGGTGAACGGGATCCTCAGGGAGCTTTCATCCTCCccatccccctcctcctcctcttcctcctcctcctcgtccttcACTTATTCTTCCTCCTGCCGGCCAGAGGACGGCGTCCAAGGTCCGAGTCCCGACGAGAGGGACGACCGGACAGCGCCGCACAAAAAGCGAGCGAGGCGGAAACTGGAGCGACCCACCAAAT ATGTGGAACACACGGAGCAAGATGACAGCGAAGTGGTCAAGAGTGAG ggAGATCGTGGGAGGCTGCGCGGGGGAGTTGGCGGGGAGATCAGCCTTCGTCAGAGGCCCGTGCCCAGAATAACCTTCCAGGCCGGAGACCCTTATTACATTAGCAAGCGGACCCGAGAGGAGTGGCTGGCCAAGTGGAAGATGGAG gcagAGAAAAAGGCCAAACTGATGTCAGCTATGAATACGATAACGGATCCGGAGCCAGGCAAGGAAAGCGAAAGATCAGAACAGGACATTTCACCCAGTCAACGTCTGTCAGCTCTCAAAGCGCCTCCACAGGAGCTCCGCCAGCCTCTGCAGCAACGCCAGTCTCCGCCGCCTCCGTGTCCGCCTCAGCAGCAACCGCAACTGTCTttgccacaacaacaacagcagcaacagcctACAGAGCCCGCCTCACCTACGGTGGCCACCACCCCTGAGCCCGTCGTCATTGTAGGTGGAGACAAGACTTCCCCCAAGGCTGCAGACACTGAACCCGAGTATGAG GACGATCGTGGTTTTGGCATTGGCGACCTGGTCTGGGGAAAGCTGAGAGGGTTCTCTTGGTGGCCGGGGCGAATCGTGTCCTGGTGGATGACGGGGCGCAGCAGAGCCGCAGAGGGGACCAGATGGGTCATGTGGTTTGGGGATGGCAAATTCTCAGTG gTTTGTGTTGAAAAACTCTTGCCCCTCAGTTCCTTCAACAATGCCTTTCACCAACCGACCTACAACAAGCAGCCCATGTACAAAAAAGCAATCTACGAGGTGCTACAG GTCGCCAGCAGCCGCGCAGGCAAAGCCTTCACGCTCCGTCCAGACAGCGACCACAGCGATAGCTCCAAATCTGTGGACCTCTTGAACAAGGAGATGATCCAGTGGGCTTCAGCCGGGTTTCAGCCGACCGGACCCAAAGGCTTGGAGCCACCGGAGG AAGAGCGCAACCCATACAAGGAGGTCTATCCAGAGATGTGGGTGGAGCCTGAAGCCGCCTCCTACACGCCGCCACCACCGCCCGCTAAGAAGCCTCGAAAGAGCAACCAAGAGAAACCCAGGGTCAAGGACATCATCGACGACGGAACGCGAG AGCGACTCATCTACGAAGTGAGACAAAAGTGCCGCAGCATCGAAG ACATCTGCATCTCCTGCGGGAGTCTAAATGTTAGCCTGGAGCACCCGCTGTTTGCGGGAGGAATGTGCCTGGGCTGCAAG AACTGCTTCTTGGAGTGCGCCTACCAGTATGACGACGATGGCTATCAGTCGTACTGCACCATCTGTTGCGGCGGACGCGAGGTCCTCATGTGCGGCAACAACAACTGCTGCCG GTGCTTCTGTGTGGAGTGCGTGGACCTCCTGGTGGGCCAGGGCGCCGCCCACGCTGCCATCAAGGAGGACCCGTGGAACTGCTACATGTGCGGCCACAAGGGGGCGTACGGTCTACTGGACCGCCGCCCCGATTGGACCTGCCGCCTGCAGCATTTCTTCGCCAACAACCACGACCAGGATTTC CAACCGACAAAGCTCTACCCACCCATCGGGGTGGATAAGAGGAAGCCAATCAGAGTCCTGTCGCTATTCGACGGCATAGCAACGG GGCTGCTGGTGCTGCGTGAGCTGGGCATCCAGGTAGAGCGCTACGTGGCCTCGGAGGTGTGCGAGGACTCCATCACGGTGGGGCTCGTGCGGCATCAGGGCCGCATCATGTACGTGGGCGACGTCAGGAGCGTCACGCGCAAACAC ATCAAAGAGTGGGGTCCTTTTGATCTGGTCATCGGTGGGAGTCCATGCAACGACCTCTCCATCGTCAACCCCGCGAGGAAAGGCCTTTACG AGGGCACGGGCCGCTTGTTCTTTGAGTTCTACAGGCTGCTGCACGAGGCTCGGCCCAAGACGGGGGACGAGCGGCCTTTCTTTTGGCTCTTTGAGAATGTGGTGGCCATGGGCGTCAGTGACAAGAGGGACATATCTCGATTTCTGGAG TGCAACCCGGTGATGATCGATGCCAAGGAAGTGTCGGCCGCCCACCGCGCCCGCTACTTCTGGGGTAACCTTCCTGGCATGAACAGGTCGGTGGGTGAATG GCCTCTGGCGGCCATGTGCAATGACAAGTTGGACCTGCAGGACTGCTTAGAACACGGCAGAACCGCCAAG TTTGACAAGGTGAGGACCATCACCACCAGGTCCAACTCCATCAAGCAGGGCAAGGACCACCACTTCCCTGTCTTCATGAACGAGAAAGAGGACATACTGTGGTGCACCGAGATGGAGAG GATCTTTGGCTTTCCGGTCCACTACACGGACGTGTCCAACATGAGCCGACTGGCCCGGCAGCGTCTGCTGGGCCGATCGTGGAGCGTTCCCGTCATCCGCCACCTCTTTGCACCGCTCAAAGATTACTTTGCTTGCGGCTGA
- the dnmt3ab gene encoding DNA (cytosine-5)-methyltransferase 3A isoform X4 — protein MPSNAVMAAFKGSDSTGSRTQSESTTTADMQPMTDEVHNVSVKPARKRKHLITESVSNSFQDGVQARPGALAALHNGDAGGHVPNRTSDVLKPERREAVNGILRELSSSPSPSSSSSSSSSSFTYSSSCRPEDGVQGPSPDERDDRTAPHKKRARRKLERPTKYVEHTEQDDSEVVKSEAEKKAKLMSAMNTITDPEPGKESERSEQDISPSQRLSALKAPPQELRQPLQQRQSPPPPCPPQQQPQLSLPQQQQQQQPTEPASPTVATTPEPVVIVGGDKTSPKAADTEPEYEDDRGFGIGDLVWGKLRGFSWWPGRIVSWWMTGRSRAAEGTRWVMWFGDGKFSVVCVEKLLPLSSFNNAFHQPTYNKQPMYKKAIYEVLQVASSRAGKAFTLRPDSDHSDSSKSVDLLNKEMIQWASAGFQPTGPKGLEPPEEERNPYKEVYPEMWVEPEAASYTPPPPPAKKPRKSNQEKPRVKDIIDDGTRERLIYEVRQKCRSIEDICISCGSLNVSLEHPLFAGGMCLGCKNCFLECAYQYDDDGYQSYCTICCGGREVLMCGNNNCCRCFCVECVDLLVGQGAAHAAIKEDPWNCYMCGHKGAYGLLDRRPDWTCRLQHFFANNHDQDFQPTKLYPPIGVDKRKPIRVLSLFDGIATGLLVLRELGIQVERYVASEVCEDSITVGLVRHQGRIMYVGDVRSVTRKHIKEWGPFDLVIGGSPCNDLSIVNPARKGLYEGTGRLFFEFYRLLHEARPKTGDERPFFWLFENVVAMGVSDKRDISRFLECNPVMIDAKEVSAAHRARYFWGNLPGMNRSVGEWPLAAMCNDKLDLQDCLEHGRTAKFDKVRTITTRSNSIKQGKDHHFPVFMNEKEDILWCTEMERIFGFPVHYTDVSNMSRLARQRLLGRSWSVPVIRHLFAPLKDYFACG, from the exons ATGCCGTCCAATGCCGTCATGGCTGCGTTCAAAGGCTCCGACTCGACGGGAAGCAGAACG CAGAGTGAAAGCACGACGACAGCCGACATGCAGCCCATGACGGATGAGGTTCACAACGTTAGTGTCAAGCCGGCGCGGAAACGCAAACATCTCATC ACGGAAAGCGTCAGCAACTCCTTCCAAGATGGCGTCCAGGCCCGCCCCGGGGCCCTGGCGGCCCTCCACAACGGCGACGCGGGCGGCCACGTTCCAAATCGGACGTCCGACGTCCTCAAGCCGGAGAGGAGGGAAGCGGTGAACGGGATCCTCAGGGAGCTTTCATCCTCCccatccccctcctcctcctcttcctcctcctcctcgtccttcACTTATTCTTCCTCCTGCCGGCCAGAGGACGGCGTCCAAGGTCCGAGTCCCGACGAGAGGGACGACCGGACAGCGCCGCACAAAAAGCGAGCGAGGCGGAAACTGGAGCGACCCACCAAAT ATGTGGAACACACGGAGCAAGATGACAGCGAAGTGGTCAAGAGTGAG gcagAGAAAAAGGCCAAACTGATGTCAGCTATGAATACGATAACGGATCCGGAGCCAGGCAAGGAAAGCGAAAGATCAGAACAGGACATTTCACCCAGTCAACGTCTGTCAGCTCTCAAAGCGCCTCCACAGGAGCTCCGCCAGCCTCTGCAGCAACGCCAGTCTCCGCCGCCTCCGTGTCCGCCTCAGCAGCAACCGCAACTGTCTttgccacaacaacaacagcagcaacagcctACAGAGCCCGCCTCACCTACGGTGGCCACCACCCCTGAGCCCGTCGTCATTGTAGGTGGAGACAAGACTTCCCCCAAGGCTGCAGACACTGAACCCGAGTATGAG GACGATCGTGGTTTTGGCATTGGCGACCTGGTCTGGGGAAAGCTGAGAGGGTTCTCTTGGTGGCCGGGGCGAATCGTGTCCTGGTGGATGACGGGGCGCAGCAGAGCCGCAGAGGGGACCAGATGGGTCATGTGGTTTGGGGATGGCAAATTCTCAGTG gTTTGTGTTGAAAAACTCTTGCCCCTCAGTTCCTTCAACAATGCCTTTCACCAACCGACCTACAACAAGCAGCCCATGTACAAAAAAGCAATCTACGAGGTGCTACAG GTCGCCAGCAGCCGCGCAGGCAAAGCCTTCACGCTCCGTCCAGACAGCGACCACAGCGATAGCTCCAAATCTGTGGACCTCTTGAACAAGGAGATGATCCAGTGGGCTTCAGCCGGGTTTCAGCCGACCGGACCCAAAGGCTTGGAGCCACCGGAGG AAGAGCGCAACCCATACAAGGAGGTCTATCCAGAGATGTGGGTGGAGCCTGAAGCCGCCTCCTACACGCCGCCACCACCGCCCGCTAAGAAGCCTCGAAAGAGCAACCAAGAGAAACCCAGGGTCAAGGACATCATCGACGACGGAACGCGAG AGCGACTCATCTACGAAGTGAGACAAAAGTGCCGCAGCATCGAAG ACATCTGCATCTCCTGCGGGAGTCTAAATGTTAGCCTGGAGCACCCGCTGTTTGCGGGAGGAATGTGCCTGGGCTGCAAG AACTGCTTCTTGGAGTGCGCCTACCAGTATGACGACGATGGCTATCAGTCGTACTGCACCATCTGTTGCGGCGGACGCGAGGTCCTCATGTGCGGCAACAACAACTGCTGCCG GTGCTTCTGTGTGGAGTGCGTGGACCTCCTGGTGGGCCAGGGCGCCGCCCACGCTGCCATCAAGGAGGACCCGTGGAACTGCTACATGTGCGGCCACAAGGGGGCGTACGGTCTACTGGACCGCCGCCCCGATTGGACCTGCCGCCTGCAGCATTTCTTCGCCAACAACCACGACCAGGATTTC CAACCGACAAAGCTCTACCCACCCATCGGGGTGGATAAGAGGAAGCCAATCAGAGTCCTGTCGCTATTCGACGGCATAGCAACGG GGCTGCTGGTGCTGCGTGAGCTGGGCATCCAGGTAGAGCGCTACGTGGCCTCGGAGGTGTGCGAGGACTCCATCACGGTGGGGCTCGTGCGGCATCAGGGCCGCATCATGTACGTGGGCGACGTCAGGAGCGTCACGCGCAAACAC ATCAAAGAGTGGGGTCCTTTTGATCTGGTCATCGGTGGGAGTCCATGCAACGACCTCTCCATCGTCAACCCCGCGAGGAAAGGCCTTTACG AGGGCACGGGCCGCTTGTTCTTTGAGTTCTACAGGCTGCTGCACGAGGCTCGGCCCAAGACGGGGGACGAGCGGCCTTTCTTTTGGCTCTTTGAGAATGTGGTGGCCATGGGCGTCAGTGACAAGAGGGACATATCTCGATTTCTGGAG TGCAACCCGGTGATGATCGATGCCAAGGAAGTGTCGGCCGCCCACCGCGCCCGCTACTTCTGGGGTAACCTTCCTGGCATGAACAGGTCGGTGGGTGAATG GCCTCTGGCGGCCATGTGCAATGACAAGTTGGACCTGCAGGACTGCTTAGAACACGGCAGAACCGCCAAG TTTGACAAGGTGAGGACCATCACCACCAGGTCCAACTCCATCAAGCAGGGCAAGGACCACCACTTCCCTGTCTTCATGAACGAGAAAGAGGACATACTGTGGTGCACCGAGATGGAGAG GATCTTTGGCTTTCCGGTCCACTACACGGACGTGTCCAACATGAGCCGACTGGCCCGGCAGCGTCTGCTGGGCCGATCGTGGAGCGTTCCCGTCATCCGCCACCTCTTTGCACCGCTCAAAGATTACTTTGCTTGCGGCTGA
- the dnmt3ab gene encoding DNA (cytosine-5)-methyltransferase 3A isoform X2: MPSNAVMAAFKGSDSTGSRTSESTTTADMQPMTDEVHNVSVKPARKRKHLITESVSNSFQDGVQARPGALAALHNGDAGGHVPNRTSDVLKPERREAVNGILRELSSSPSPSSSSSSSSSSFTYSSSCRPEDGVQGPSPDERDDRTAPHKKRARRKLERPTKYVEHTEQDDSEVVKSEGDRGRLRGGVGGEISLRQRPVPRITFQAGDPYYISKRTREEWLAKWKMEAEKKAKLMSAMNTITDPEPGKESERSEQDISPSQRLSALKAPPQELRQPLQQRQSPPPPCPPQQQPQLSLPQQQQQQQPTEPASPTVATTPEPVVIVGGDKTSPKAADTEPEYEDDRGFGIGDLVWGKLRGFSWWPGRIVSWWMTGRSRAAEGTRWVMWFGDGKFSVVCVEKLLPLSSFNNAFHQPTYNKQPMYKKAIYEVLQVASSRAGKAFTLRPDSDHSDSSKSVDLLNKEMIQWASAGFQPTGPKGLEPPEEERNPYKEVYPEMWVEPEAASYTPPPPPAKKPRKSNQEKPRVKDIIDDGTRERLIYEVRQKCRSIEDICISCGSLNVSLEHPLFAGGMCLGCKNCFLECAYQYDDDGYQSYCTICCGGREVLMCGNNNCCRCFCVECVDLLVGQGAAHAAIKEDPWNCYMCGHKGAYGLLDRRPDWTCRLQHFFANNHDQDFQPTKLYPPIGVDKRKPIRVLSLFDGIATGLLVLRELGIQVERYVASEVCEDSITVGLVRHQGRIMYVGDVRSVTRKHIKEWGPFDLVIGGSPCNDLSIVNPARKGLYEGTGRLFFEFYRLLHEARPKTGDERPFFWLFENVVAMGVSDKRDISRFLECNPVMIDAKEVSAAHRARYFWGNLPGMNRSVGEWPLAAMCNDKLDLQDCLEHGRTAKFDKVRTITTRSNSIKQGKDHHFPVFMNEKEDILWCTEMERIFGFPVHYTDVSNMSRLARQRLLGRSWSVPVIRHLFAPLKDYFACG, encoded by the exons ATGCCGTCCAATGCCGTCATGGCTGCGTTCAAAGGCTCCGACTCGACGGGAAGCAGAACG AGTGAAAGCACGACGACAGCCGACATGCAGCCCATGACGGATGAGGTTCACAACGTTAGTGTCAAGCCGGCGCGGAAACGCAAACATCTCATC ACGGAAAGCGTCAGCAACTCCTTCCAAGATGGCGTCCAGGCCCGCCCCGGGGCCCTGGCGGCCCTCCACAACGGCGACGCGGGCGGCCACGTTCCAAATCGGACGTCCGACGTCCTCAAGCCGGAGAGGAGGGAAGCGGTGAACGGGATCCTCAGGGAGCTTTCATCCTCCccatccccctcctcctcctcttcctcctcctcctcgtccttcACTTATTCTTCCTCCTGCCGGCCAGAGGACGGCGTCCAAGGTCCGAGTCCCGACGAGAGGGACGACCGGACAGCGCCGCACAAAAAGCGAGCGAGGCGGAAACTGGAGCGACCCACCAAAT ATGTGGAACACACGGAGCAAGATGACAGCGAAGTGGTCAAGAGTGAG ggAGATCGTGGGAGGCTGCGCGGGGGAGTTGGCGGGGAGATCAGCCTTCGTCAGAGGCCCGTGCCCAGAATAACCTTCCAGGCCGGAGACCCTTATTACATTAGCAAGCGGACCCGAGAGGAGTGGCTGGCCAAGTGGAAGATGGAG gcagAGAAAAAGGCCAAACTGATGTCAGCTATGAATACGATAACGGATCCGGAGCCAGGCAAGGAAAGCGAAAGATCAGAACAGGACATTTCACCCAGTCAACGTCTGTCAGCTCTCAAAGCGCCTCCACAGGAGCTCCGCCAGCCTCTGCAGCAACGCCAGTCTCCGCCGCCTCCGTGTCCGCCTCAGCAGCAACCGCAACTGTCTttgccacaacaacaacagcagcaacagcctACAGAGCCCGCCTCACCTACGGTGGCCACCACCCCTGAGCCCGTCGTCATTGTAGGTGGAGACAAGACTTCCCCCAAGGCTGCAGACACTGAACCCGAGTATGAG GACGATCGTGGTTTTGGCATTGGCGACCTGGTCTGGGGAAAGCTGAGAGGGTTCTCTTGGTGGCCGGGGCGAATCGTGTCCTGGTGGATGACGGGGCGCAGCAGAGCCGCAGAGGGGACCAGATGGGTCATGTGGTTTGGGGATGGCAAATTCTCAGTG gTTTGTGTTGAAAAACTCTTGCCCCTCAGTTCCTTCAACAATGCCTTTCACCAACCGACCTACAACAAGCAGCCCATGTACAAAAAAGCAATCTACGAGGTGCTACAG GTCGCCAGCAGCCGCGCAGGCAAAGCCTTCACGCTCCGTCCAGACAGCGACCACAGCGATAGCTCCAAATCTGTGGACCTCTTGAACAAGGAGATGATCCAGTGGGCTTCAGCCGGGTTTCAGCCGACCGGACCCAAAGGCTTGGAGCCACCGGAGG AAGAGCGCAACCCATACAAGGAGGTCTATCCAGAGATGTGGGTGGAGCCTGAAGCCGCCTCCTACACGCCGCCACCACCGCCCGCTAAGAAGCCTCGAAAGAGCAACCAAGAGAAACCCAGGGTCAAGGACATCATCGACGACGGAACGCGAG AGCGACTCATCTACGAAGTGAGACAAAAGTGCCGCAGCATCGAAG ACATCTGCATCTCCTGCGGGAGTCTAAATGTTAGCCTGGAGCACCCGCTGTTTGCGGGAGGAATGTGCCTGGGCTGCAAG AACTGCTTCTTGGAGTGCGCCTACCAGTATGACGACGATGGCTATCAGTCGTACTGCACCATCTGTTGCGGCGGACGCGAGGTCCTCATGTGCGGCAACAACAACTGCTGCCG GTGCTTCTGTGTGGAGTGCGTGGACCTCCTGGTGGGCCAGGGCGCCGCCCACGCTGCCATCAAGGAGGACCCGTGGAACTGCTACATGTGCGGCCACAAGGGGGCGTACGGTCTACTGGACCGCCGCCCCGATTGGACCTGCCGCCTGCAGCATTTCTTCGCCAACAACCACGACCAGGATTTC CAACCGACAAAGCTCTACCCACCCATCGGGGTGGATAAGAGGAAGCCAATCAGAGTCCTGTCGCTATTCGACGGCATAGCAACGG GGCTGCTGGTGCTGCGTGAGCTGGGCATCCAGGTAGAGCGCTACGTGGCCTCGGAGGTGTGCGAGGACTCCATCACGGTGGGGCTCGTGCGGCATCAGGGCCGCATCATGTACGTGGGCGACGTCAGGAGCGTCACGCGCAAACAC ATCAAAGAGTGGGGTCCTTTTGATCTGGTCATCGGTGGGAGTCCATGCAACGACCTCTCCATCGTCAACCCCGCGAGGAAAGGCCTTTACG AGGGCACGGGCCGCTTGTTCTTTGAGTTCTACAGGCTGCTGCACGAGGCTCGGCCCAAGACGGGGGACGAGCGGCCTTTCTTTTGGCTCTTTGAGAATGTGGTGGCCATGGGCGTCAGTGACAAGAGGGACATATCTCGATTTCTGGAG TGCAACCCGGTGATGATCGATGCCAAGGAAGTGTCGGCCGCCCACCGCGCCCGCTACTTCTGGGGTAACCTTCCTGGCATGAACAGGTCGGTGGGTGAATG GCCTCTGGCGGCCATGTGCAATGACAAGTTGGACCTGCAGGACTGCTTAGAACACGGCAGAACCGCCAAG TTTGACAAGGTGAGGACCATCACCACCAGGTCCAACTCCATCAAGCAGGGCAAGGACCACCACTTCCCTGTCTTCATGAACGAGAAAGAGGACATACTGTGGTGCACCGAGATGGAGAG GATCTTTGGCTTTCCGGTCCACTACACGGACGTGTCCAACATGAGCCGACTGGCCCGGCAGCGTCTGCTGGGCCGATCGTGGAGCGTTCCCGTCATCCGCCACCTCTTTGCACCGCTCAAAGATTACTTTGCTTGCGGCTGA